The Bryobacteraceae bacterium genome includes a window with the following:
- a CDS encoding oxidoreductase yields MNDREPVLPNPHARPTRRAVLAALAGAAAFRDEVLAMQQPGPAGIPTRPLGKTGVRVPIIGYGGWHAVAEKSDEESIRLMHEAIDLGVTFFDNAWEYHNGRAEEVMGRALQPSSFREKVFLMTKVCARDLEGARKHIEDSLRRLRTDRIDLLQFHAIQYEGDAKRIQEGALKAALEAQKAGKVRFIGFTGHMNPKAHLEMLALPFEWNTVQMPLNVLDSHYLSFERDVLPVCRKRDIAVLGMKSLGGGMKPPVLEAGVSAELGRRYALSLPVATVICGILNREQLQFMVKIARGFQPLTKDQITSLLGSSRTQAADGHLEPYKDPKLGYGCSYHSRVLRASL; encoded by the coding sequence ATGAACGACCGCGAACCCGTTCTCCCGAATCCCCATGCGCGTCCCACGCGCCGCGCCGTGCTCGCCGCCCTCGCCGGCGCCGCCGCGTTCCGCGACGAAGTGCTGGCCATGCAGCAGCCCGGTCCCGCCGGCATTCCCACGCGCCCGCTGGGCAAAACCGGCGTCCGCGTGCCGATCATCGGCTACGGCGGCTGGCACGCCGTAGCCGAGAAAAGCGATGAAGAGAGCATCCGCCTGATGCACGAGGCCATCGATCTCGGCGTCACGTTCTTCGACAACGCCTGGGAGTACCACAACGGGCGCGCCGAGGAAGTGATGGGCCGCGCGCTGCAGCCCAGCAGCTTCCGCGAAAAGGTCTTTCTGATGACCAAGGTCTGCGCGCGCGATCTGGAAGGCGCCAGAAAGCACATCGAGGATTCGCTGCGCCGCCTGCGCACGGACCGCATCGATCTGCTCCAGTTCCACGCCATTCAGTACGAGGGCGACGCCAAACGCATCCAGGAAGGCGCGCTGAAGGCGGCGCTCGAGGCGCAGAAAGCCGGCAAAGTGCGCTTCATCGGCTTCACCGGCCATATGAACCCGAAAGCGCATCTGGAGATGCTGGCGCTGCCATTCGAGTGGAACACGGTGCAGATGCCGCTGAACGTTCTCGACAGCCACTACCTGAGCTTCGAGCGCGATGTGCTGCCCGTCTGCCGCAAACGGGACATTGCCGTGCTTGGCATGAAGTCGCTCGGCGGCGGAATGAAACCGCCGGTGCTCGAGGCGGGCGTCAGCGCGGAACTCGGGCGGCGCTATGCACTGTCTCTGCCCGTGGCGACCGTCATCTGCGGCATCCTGAACCGCGAGCAGCTCCAGTTCATGGTGAAGATCGCCCGCGGCTTCCAGCCGCTCACGAAAGACCAGATCACGTCCCTGCTGGGCTCTTCACGCACCCAGGCTGCCGACGGCCATCTGGAGCCCTACAAGGATCCGAAGCTCGGCTACGGCTGTTCCTACCACAGCCGCGTCCTGCGGGCCAGTCTGTAA
- a CDS encoding cyclase — translation MLRLEEILGAARGARLVDLAQPYYPRMPHWPTHPPFAAARTREHGDFVLANGASSSAELIALGTHVGTHIDALCHFSMDGRFHGGLEARALGIDALPPLVARGLLYDAAPGGELPEDCEISAEDLEAGLAPLEPRAGDVVLVRTGWGARWRDARRFLNGQRQPGLSPGGARWLSSRGVRAIGADNVALERIPSPQMDVHVHLLVEAGIPIIECLNLEELAAAGAREFLFVAAPLKIEGATGAPLRPFALFF, via the coding sequence ATGCTGAGGCTGGAGGAAATTCTGGGTGCGGCGCGGGGCGCGCGGCTGGTGGATCTCGCGCAACCTTATTATCCTAGGATGCCGCACTGGCCGACGCATCCGCCGTTCGCCGCGGCGCGGACCAGGGAGCACGGGGACTTCGTGCTGGCCAACGGCGCGTCGAGCTCGGCGGAGCTGATCGCCCTGGGCACGCACGTCGGCACGCACATCGACGCGCTGTGCCATTTCTCGATGGACGGGCGGTTCCATGGCGGGCTGGAAGCGCGCGCCCTGGGCATCGACGCCTTGCCGCCTCTTGTGGCGCGCGGGCTCCTGTATGATGCCGCGCCGGGCGGCGAGCTGCCGGAAGACTGCGAAATTTCGGCGGAGGATCTCGAAGCCGGACTCGCGCCGCTCGAGCCGCGCGCCGGGGACGTGGTGCTCGTGCGCACGGGGTGGGGCGCGCGATGGCGCGACGCGCGCCGGTTTCTCAACGGGCAGCGCCAGCCGGGGCTCTCCCCTGGAGGGGCGCGGTGGCTCTCGTCGAGAGGCGTGCGGGCCATCGGCGCGGACAACGTGGCTCTGGAGCGCATTCCGTCGCCTCAGATGGACGTGCACGTCCATCTGCTGGTGGAGGCTGGCATCCCCATCATCGAGTGCCTGAATCTTGAGGAATTGGCCGCTGCGGGCGCCCGCGAGTTTCTGTTCGTTGCTGCGCCGCTGAAAATCGAAGGCGCGACGGGCGCCCCGCTGCGGCCTTTTGCGCTGTTCTTCTGA
- the padR gene encoding PadR family transcriptional regulator, producing MERRPSLEYALLGLLARQPMTGYGLRRIFAATPMGVFSDSPGSIYPALARLERDGLIRATGQPGARAGSRLLAPARSGLAALRRWLSAEITREDIVRRMDELLLRFAFMDQHLDAASVDRFLGQLAEAASAYVNELRLYARSAADPPSSTGRLALEHGIAAYRATAQWARRTRAVWRKSHVPDIP from the coding sequence ATGGAGCGCCGCCCCTCGCTTGAATACGCGCTGCTCGGGCTTCTGGCCCGGCAGCCCATGACCGGATACGGACTCCGCCGGATCTTCGCCGCCACGCCCATGGGAGTCTTCAGCGACAGTCCGGGCTCCATCTATCCTGCGCTCGCGCGTCTGGAGCGGGACGGCCTGATCCGCGCCACCGGACAGCCGGGCGCGCGCGCAGGCAGCCGCCTGCTCGCGCCGGCCCGTTCTGGCCTGGCTGCACTGCGCCGTTGGCTGAGCGCGGAGATCACGCGCGAGGACATTGTACGCCGCATGGACGAACTGCTGCTCCGCTTCGCCTTCATGGACCAACATCTCGATGCCGCTTCCGTGGACCGCTTCCTCGGCCAACTCGCCGAAGCCGCGTCTGCTTATGTCAACGAACTGCGCCTGTACGCACGGTCGGCGGCGGACCCGCCATCTTCAACCGGAAGGCTGGCTCTCGAGCACGGCATCGCCGCCTACCGGGCCACGGCGCAATGGGCGCGCCGCACGCGCGCCGTCTGGAGGAAATCTCATGTCCCCGATATCCCGTAA
- a CDS encoding oxidoreductase yields MVAMQNGIAGKTALVTGASRGIGAATAVALARAGCARVMVHYSASADAAQETARRVRETGAEAELLAGDLSSEQGIRGFVETLGERARGVDILVNNAGSLIQRAKLSEMTYDLYNRVMDLNAKSAWFISQAVAPHMAARGSGVIVHVSSIAARTGGGIGATVYAAAKAAVSAFAKGMAREFAPHGVRVNAVSPGTVDNDFHARFSTREMLDAVVRQTPQGRLSTNEDVADVIVFLCSDAARNVIGQTIEVNGGMFMV; encoded by the coding sequence ATGGTGGCCATGCAGAACGGAATCGCGGGCAAGACGGCGCTGGTGACGGGCGCCTCGCGCGGCATTGGCGCGGCCACGGCGGTGGCGCTGGCGCGCGCCGGGTGCGCGCGCGTGATGGTTCACTACTCGGCTTCGGCGGACGCCGCGCAGGAGACGGCCCGGCGCGTGCGCGAGACGGGCGCGGAGGCGGAACTGCTCGCCGGGGATCTTTCGTCCGAACAGGGCATCCGCGGATTTGTGGAGACGCTGGGGGAGCGCGCCCGCGGCGTCGATATCCTCGTGAACAACGCAGGCTCGCTGATCCAGAGGGCGAAGCTCTCCGAAATGACCTACGACCTCTACAACCGCGTGATGGACCTCAATGCAAAGAGCGCCTGGTTCATCTCGCAGGCTGTCGCGCCGCACATGGCGGCGCGGGGCTCGGGCGTAATCGTTCACGTGAGTTCGATTGCGGCGCGCACGGGCGGCGGTATCGGAGCGACGGTGTACGCGGCGGCGAAGGCTGCGGTGTCGGCTTTCGCGAAGGGCATGGCGCGGGAGTTCGCCCCGCACGGGGTGCGCGTGAATGCCGTGAGCCCCGGCACGGTGGACAACGATTTCCATGCGCGGTTCTCGACGCGCGAAATGCTCGACGCCGTTGTCCGGCAGACGCCGCAGGGGCGGCTGTCCACGAACGAAGACGTTGCGGATGTCATCGTGTTTCTATGCTCGGACGCGGCGCGCAATGTGATCGGGCAGACGATCGAGGTCAACGGCGGAATGTTCATGGTCTGA
- a CDS encoding alcohol dehydrogenase → MRAWLMDGYEGVERLRLGEVPDPEPGPGEALLRIHYAALNPADAFLAQAQYPARPALPHILGRDGAGEVIAVGPGVDTVKPGDIAGILRCEAGIERWGTFAEKTVVPAASLARVPEGWSEEQMAAAPLVYLTAWQALVQWGGIPSPGEVLLVTGASGGVGVAAVMLGRSMGMTVVALSRNPQKALTLRELGADHVFDPSAPDLKKQIQAALNGRRVDLVVDSVAGPLFNTVLNLLGYGGRISTVGRSGGVVPEFNTASLFFRRIRIGGVSVGDYTPDGAQAAWAEIVRRLNQAGQRPVIDSVFPFEDLKQAFRRLAEGPMGKVLVKVA, encoded by the coding sequence ATGCGCGCATGGCTGATGGACGGCTACGAAGGCGTGGAACGGCTGCGGCTGGGCGAAGTTCCGGATCCGGAGCCCGGTCCCGGCGAGGCGCTGCTGCGCATCCACTATGCAGCTCTGAATCCGGCAGACGCGTTTCTCGCGCAGGCGCAATATCCGGCCAGGCCTGCCCTCCCTCACATTCTTGGCCGAGACGGCGCGGGAGAAGTCATCGCGGTAGGGCCGGGCGTTGATACCGTGAAGCCCGGCGACATCGCCGGCATCCTGCGGTGCGAAGCGGGCATCGAGCGTTGGGGCACGTTCGCCGAGAAAACCGTTGTGCCCGCGGCGAGCCTGGCGCGCGTGCCCGAAGGCTGGAGCGAAGAGCAGATGGCCGCCGCGCCGCTCGTGTACCTGACGGCATGGCAGGCGCTGGTGCAGTGGGGCGGCATCCCGTCGCCCGGCGAGGTGCTGCTGGTGACGGGCGCCTCCGGCGGCGTGGGCGTGGCCGCGGTGATGCTGGGCCGCTCCATGGGCATGACGGTGGTGGCTCTGTCGCGCAACCCGCAGAAAGCGCTGACGCTGCGCGAGCTCGGCGCGGATCATGTCTTCGACCCTTCAGCTCCGGATCTGAAGAAGCAGATCCAGGCGGCGCTGAACGGCAGGCGCGTGGATCTGGTGGTGGACAGCGTGGCCGGGCCGCTGTTCAACACGGTGCTGAACCTGCTTGGCTACGGCGGGCGTATCAGCACCGTGGGCCGCAGCGGCGGCGTGGTTCCCGAGTTCAACACGGCGTCGCTGTTCTTCCGCCGCATCCGCATCGGCGGCGTTTCCGTCGGCGACTACACGCCGGATGGCGCGCAGGCGGCGTGGGCGGAGATCGTGCGGCGGCTGAACCAGGCGGGGCAGCGGCCGGTGATCGACAGCGTTTTCCCGTTTGAAGATCTCAAGCAGGCCTTCCGCCGGCTGGCCGAAGGGCCGATGGGCAAGGTGCTGGTCAAGGTGGCCTGA
- a CDS encoding acetate kinase has protein sequence MRVLVLNAGSSSLKYQVIHLEDGAEQVEVKGSVERIGSPGGAADHRIAVREALARAGAVDAVGHRVVHGGEKYREAVRIDAEVERVIEECCALAPLHNPPNLACYRAARDLLGGVPHVAVFDTAFFHSLEPHVFLYGLPLEYYERDHIRRYGFHGTSHRYVSARAAELLGKSPGDCRLITCHLGNGCSICAVRGGRAVDVSLGFTPIEGLVMGTRCGDIDPGVVFHLMRAKGMTLDEVEDLFIRRGGLLGLSGRSNDMRDLVEAAAQGHARARLAIDVFCYRAKKYIGAYWAVLGGADAVVFTGGIGENRAEIRNQILEGLGHLGRFEVLVIPTHEELLIARETARVVSGTGTT, from the coding sequence ATGCGGGTTCTGGTCCTGAACGCCGGCAGCTCTTCGTTGAAGTATCAGGTGATCCATCTGGAGGATGGCGCGGAACAGGTGGAGGTGAAAGGCTCGGTGGAGCGGATCGGCTCGCCCGGCGGCGCGGCGGACCACCGCATTGCCGTGCGGGAGGCGCTCGCGCGGGCGGGCGCAGTGGATGCGGTGGGGCACCGCGTGGTGCATGGCGGCGAGAAGTACCGCGAGGCGGTGCGGATCGACGCGGAGGTGGAGCGCGTGATCGAGGAATGCTGCGCTCTGGCGCCGCTGCATAACCCGCCGAATCTCGCCTGCTACCGCGCGGCGCGCGATCTGCTGGGCGGCGTGCCGCACGTGGCGGTGTTCGACACGGCGTTCTTCCACTCGCTGGAACCGCATGTGTTCCTCTACGGGCTGCCGCTCGAGTACTACGAGCGCGATCATATCCGGCGCTACGGGTTTCACGGCACGTCGCACCGCTATGTGAGCGCCCGGGCGGCGGAGCTGCTGGGCAAGTCCCCGGGAGACTGCCGACTGATCACCTGCCATCTGGGCAACGGCTGCTCGATCTGCGCCGTGCGCGGCGGGCGCGCCGTGGATGTCTCGCTCGGGTTCACGCCGATCGAGGGGCTGGTGATGGGCACGCGCTGCGGCGACATCGATCCGGGCGTGGTCTTCCATCTGATGCGGGCGAAGGGGATGACTCTGGACGAAGTGGAAGATCTGTTCATCCGCCGCGGCGGACTGCTGGGCCTGTCGGGCCGTTCCAACGACATGAGGGACCTGGTGGAGGCCGCCGCCCAGGGCCACGCGCGGGCGCGGCTGGCCATCGACGTCTTCTGCTACCGGGCGAAGAAGTACATCGGCGCGTACTGGGCGGTGCTGGGCGGCGCGGACGCGGTGGTGTTCACGGGCGGCATCGGCGAGAACCGGGCGGAGATCCGGAACCAGATTCTGGAAGGGCTCGGACATCTGGGGCGATTCGAGGTGCTTGTGATTCCCACGCACGAGGAGCTGCTGATCGCCCGAGAGACGGCGCGTGTCGTCAGCGGAACAGGAACCACGTAG
- a CDS encoding UPF0721 transmembrane protein: MPQLEPWQWALGALCAFNVGLAKTGLPGLGILVVPMIVLTVGDARIAAAWLLPILCTADIFAVVYWRRHAAIHRLWSLAPWALAGMGAGAAALALEERILRPMVGVIVLVMLAAYLIRRYAKNPSAITPHPALYGISAGFATTVANAAGPVMNLYLLSKRLPKEEFIATGAWFFFVINLTKIPIYAWHGLFSRQSLTFDLLMVPAVFAGAIGGRRIVEHISPQMFEWLVVALTALSTWFLFR; the protein is encoded by the coding sequence ATGCCGCAACTGGAACCCTGGCAGTGGGCGCTCGGCGCCCTGTGCGCGTTCAATGTCGGGCTGGCCAAGACCGGCCTGCCGGGCCTCGGCATCCTGGTGGTGCCGATGATCGTCCTCACCGTGGGCGACGCCCGCATCGCCGCCGCGTGGCTGCTGCCCATCCTCTGCACCGCCGACATCTTCGCTGTCGTCTACTGGCGCCGCCACGCCGCCATCCACCGTCTGTGGTCGCTGGCGCCGTGGGCGCTGGCGGGCATGGGCGCCGGGGCGGCGGCGCTCGCTCTGGAAGAGCGCATCCTGCGGCCCATGGTGGGCGTCATCGTGCTCGTGATGCTCGCCGCCTATCTGATCCGCCGCTACGCGAAGAACCCCTCCGCCATCACGCCGCACCCGGCGCTGTACGGCATCTCGGCCGGATTCGCGACGACAGTGGCCAACGCCGCCGGCCCGGTGATGAACCTTTATCTGCTGTCCAAGCGCCTTCCCAAAGAGGAGTTCATCGCCACCGGCGCATGGTTCTTCTTCGTCATCAACCTGACGAAGATCCCGATCTACGCCTGGCACGGGCTGTTCAGCCGGCAGTCGCTCACGTTCGACCTGCTGATGGTTCCGGCGGTGTTCGCGGGCGCCATCGGCGGCCGCCGGATCGTCGAACATATCTCGCCGCAAATGTTCGAATGGCTGGTGGTGGCGCTGACGGCCCTCTCTACGTGGTTCCTGTTCCGCTGA
- a CDS encoding methyltransferase has product MASSRERLRRTLHHQEPDRIPIDFGSSAVTGIHVSCVAALRDYYGLEKRPVRVHEPYQMLGWIDDDLRQAMGIDVTGVYSRRNLFGFENTGWREWDFRGLTVLVPENFRTTVEPDGAILIYPEGDLSAPPSGRMPVGSAFFDTIIRQPPIDETKLDPEDNCEEFTPVSAEDLDHLRRASQEALSTGCGVLGSFGGAAFGDIALVPAPFLKHPRGIRDVAEWYMSVAARPWYVRRVFERQCEVALANLARIHDAIGDSVDAVFLCGTDFGTQTSQFCSVKTFRELWLPFYREVCGWVHARTQWKCFKHSCGSVEKFFDSFIEAGFDIINPVQCSAAGMEPQALKDRYGDRLVFWGGGVDTQKTLPFGTPEQVREEVLRRCEIFAPGGGFVFNAVHNVQSGTPVENIVAMIDAVHEFNGVRR; this is encoded by the coding sequence ATGGCGAGTTCACGGGAACGGCTGCGCAGGACGCTCCATCATCAGGAGCCGGACCGCATTCCCATCGACTTCGGCTCGTCGGCGGTCACCGGCATCCATGTTTCCTGCGTCGCCGCACTGCGGGATTACTACGGGCTGGAGAAGCGCCCTGTCAGGGTGCACGAGCCGTACCAGATGCTCGGCTGGATCGACGACGATCTGCGCCAGGCCATGGGGATCGATGTCACGGGCGTCTATTCGCGCAGGAACCTGTTCGGCTTCGAAAACACGGGCTGGCGCGAGTGGGACTTCCGGGGATTGACGGTTCTCGTGCCGGAAAACTTCAGGACCACCGTAGAGCCCGACGGCGCCATTCTCATCTATCCCGAGGGCGACCTGTCCGCTCCTCCCAGCGGACGGATGCCCGTGGGCAGCGCCTTCTTCGACACGATCATCCGCCAGCCGCCGATCGATGAAACGAAGCTCGATCCGGAGGACAACTGCGAGGAGTTCACGCCGGTCTCGGCGGAAGACCTGGACCATCTCCGGCGCGCCTCGCAGGAGGCGCTCTCGACGGGCTGCGGCGTTCTCGGCTCGTTCGGAGGCGCGGCGTTTGGCGACATCGCGCTGGTCCCCGCGCCGTTCCTGAAGCATCCGCGCGGCATCCGCGACGTGGCCGAATGGTACATGAGCGTGGCCGCCCGGCCGTGGTATGTCCGGCGCGTTTTCGAGCGGCAGTGCGAGGTGGCGCTCGCGAACCTGGCGCGCATCCACGACGCCATCGGGGACTCCGTCGACGCGGTCTTCCTCTGCGGCACGGACTTCGGCACGCAGACGTCGCAGTTCTGCTCGGTGAAAACGTTCCGCGAGCTGTGGCTGCCCTTCTACCGCGAGGTCTGCGGCTGGGTGCACGCCAGGACGCAATGGAAATGTTTCAAACATTCCTGCGGCAGCGTGGAGAAGTTCTTCGACAGCTTCATCGAGGCCGGCTTCGACATCATCAATCCGGTGCAGTGCTCCGCAGCTGGCATGGAGCCGCAGGCGCTGAAGGACCGCTACGGAGACCGCCTCGTCTTCTGGGGCGGCGGCGTCGACACGCAGAAGACGCTGCCCTTCGGGACGCCGGAACAGGTGCGCGAAGAAGTGCTCCGCCGCTGCGAAATCTTCGCTCCCGGCGGCGGGTTCGTGTTCAATGCGGTGCATAACGTGCAAAGCGGCACGCCCGTGGAGAACATCGTGGCGATGATCGATGCCGTGCATGAATTCAACGGCGTGCGCCGTTGA
- the ptps gene encoding 6-carboxy-5,6,7,8-tetrahydropterin synthase, giving the protein MEIFKEFTFEAAHRLPNLPPEHKCSRLHGHSFRVRVCVAGPVDERTGWVMDFGDIKAACKPVIDELDHRYLNEIPGLENPTSERIAMWLWRRLRPLLPQLSAIEVRETCTAGCRYTG; this is encoded by the coding sequence ATGGAAATCTTCAAGGAGTTCACCTTCGAAGCCGCCCACCGCCTCCCCAACCTGCCGCCGGAACACAAGTGTTCCCGGCTGCACGGCCACTCGTTCCGCGTGCGCGTCTGCGTGGCAGGTCCGGTGGACGAGCGCACCGGCTGGGTGATGGACTTCGGCGACATCAAGGCGGCGTGCAAGCCGGTGATCGACGAGCTGGACCACCGCTACCTGAACGAAATCCCGGGGCTCGAAAACCCGACCAGCGAACGCATCGCGATGTGGCTCTGGCGCCGGCTCCGTCCCCTGCTGCCTCAATTGAGCGCCATCGAGGTCCGGGAAACCTGCACAGCCGGGTGCCGGTACACGGGCTGA
- a CDS encoding nitroreductase has translation MKPRTTHHDHAPAPVPAARRTAAAGRILLPEPAPLAARLDECLKKRRSTREYAEAPVHLNELAALLWAAQGITSPGGLRTAPSAGAIYPLKSYALAFRVQGLAAGFYSFDPEQNMLVLLAKGDKQERVTKACGDQQCVAESAAGLLLTAWYGRLRREFGDAAERLALMEAGHIGQNWHLAAASLGLGSVSIGKMDPVAMKLLLPIPEDEHPLYFLITGRI, from the coding sequence ATGAAGCCGCGCACCACGCACCACGACCATGCCCCTGCGCCCGTGCCGGCGGCCCGGCGGACGGCTGCCGCGGGCCGGATCCTCCTGCCCGAGCCTGCGCCGCTGGCGGCGCGTCTGGACGAGTGCCTGAAAAAGCGGCGCAGCACGCGCGAGTATGCGGAGGCGCCCGTCCATCTGAACGAGCTGGCCGCTCTGCTCTGGGCGGCGCAGGGCATCACCTCTCCGGGGGGTCTCCGAACCGCTCCTTCGGCGGGGGCAATCTACCCGCTGAAGAGTTATGCGCTCGCGTTCCGCGTGCAGGGACTGGCGGCTGGCTTCTATTCGTTCGACCCCGAACAGAACATGCTTGTGCTGCTGGCGAAGGGGGACAAACAGGAGCGCGTCACGAAGGCGTGCGGCGATCAGCAGTGCGTGGCTGAATCTGCGGCAGGGCTCCTGCTGACCGCCTGGTACGGGCGTCTGCGCCGAGAGTTCGGCGACGCCGCCGAGCGGCTCGCCCTGATGGAGGCGGGCCACATCGGCCAGAACTGGCATCTGGCAGCGGCATCGCTTGGGCTGGGCTCGGTCAGCATCGGCAAGATGGATCCCGTGGCCATGAAGCTGCTCCTCCCGATCCCCGAGGACGAGCACCCTCTGTATTTCCTGATCACAGGCAGGATCTGA